Genomic segment of Penaeus vannamei isolate JL-2024 chromosome 36, ASM4276789v1, whole genome shotgun sequence:
TAATGCACACCTGCTCTTCTGCTGAATGGAGGGAAGGACATCCCTGGGAACCACGGAGTCGATCTCCTTCTGCGCCTTGGCCTGCACCTCGGGGTACTTGGCCAGGTAGTGGATGGCCCAGCGGATGGTGGAGGACGTGGTCTCGCTGCCGGCGTTGAACAGGTCGGCCAAGCAACACAACAAATCTTCAACTGAAATTCGGAAAGGCGTGCTTTGTCACTCCATGGCGGGTTTGTGTCCTCTAGAGACATCTTGTAAAACACAATGAAGCAAGCGTTTTGTCAAGAAATATTCACAGACGCCACCCATGTCATCAACAACATTTTGGCAAGACGTGAGAGTGCTTAAAATTTGCTCAGCATGACGAGGCATTCATTTTCTGACAAAGGCTCCGCCAGAATGGGTGTATGTGCTCTTCATAGAGCCAACACCCAGCATGTTAGACCCAGTTTTGATCTTTGTCTGCAGTATATATACCAGTTTCACACTTTGTTTACTGTTCTACTGAAAGTGCAGGGACTAGCCTAGTATATGTTCCTAATGGTTGGCATTTCCTatctaataccatcatcatttattcatctatctatctatatattactactaactgatctctctctctctctctctctctctctctctctctctttctctctctctctctctctctctctctctctctctctctctctctctctctctctctctctctctctctcccctctctctctctctctctcttttacgtaaCCCAGTCTGTCCAGAAAATAAGAAACGCTCTTGTGTTTATGAAGCAGCATAACATAAGGGGAGTTACTGCTCATGGTGGACTCGGGGTCGTCCTTCCGGGCCTCCATCTCGAGCAGGTAGGCGTCGATGTAGTCCCGGGGATTCTCGGGGTCGAGCGTCGCCTGGTGCTCCTGCACGTGTTGCTGGGAAAGGCAgtgtgatgttatatatatatatatatatatatatatatatatatatatatatatatatatatatatatatatatatatatatatatatatatacatatatatatatatatatatatatatatatatatatatatatatatatgtatatatatatatatgtatatatatatatgtatatatatatatgtatatatatgtatatatatatatatatatatatatatatatatatatatatatatatatatatatatatatatatatatatatatatatatgcgtgtgtgtgtgtgtgtatgcacacacatacacacacacacacacacaaacatacatatatatatatatatatatatatatatatatatatatatatatatatatatatatatatgtatgtatgtatgtatgtatgtatgtttgtatgtgtgtgtgttatagatgttcataaatatatgcgAGTGTATGTGAAGACACTGAGGCGTCGAAACGAGGCCCAGTCCCCAGCCCCTCACCGCCATGCGTTGGCTGATCACTTGAATCTTGTCAGTGATTTCGAGGACGCCCGTCCACCTCTTGACGAAGTGAGGCACGATGGGCACCAGCCACGGCATGAAGTCGAACCACTTGATTCCCTGGAAGTCCTCGAACGATGAAGTGGTGAGCTTATTCAGCTTTTGAATCTCGAAGTCGTCCACCTTATGCCGTCGGCCTGGAGAAGAGAGCAAGGTTAGAGCGAGGGGTTGGCTTTCCTCCCTGGCATTCCCCGTCAGCAGGTCGTTGGCCAACACCACCTACTCGCAACCATCTGCCAGATGACGTTGAGGACCGCCACGTTGATGGACCAGGGGAGCGGCCCCGGGCGGCCCGCGTGCCTCGCGAAGTCCTCCACCAGGCACACGGCCTCGTGCTGGATGGCCTCCTCCAGGCGGGTCTTGCCCATGCCCAGGTCCCGCAGGTGGCGCAGGGTGAATCTGCGGTTGTTTTGCCAAATTTGTCCGTTGGAGATGATTATGCCTTTggtgggaaaatgagagagaacttATAGGATACGGCGACCGGCCACTAAGCTATCTACCTCCCTAGGCTTCTCTCCATGAATTAACATGAaatatcatttctttcttattgcAGTTTGCCATTAAATGCTTCAAACTAAACAAGTCGATCATCATGAAAACccgataatgatttttaaaaacaaatattttcaCCATATTGTGAAAAATACGGCGAAAACATTGACATATTCCTATATTGTCCTGTTCTCCTCAGTCGAGCAAATGAAGCCTTTACCGGTTTCGGTGAATCGGTTGAAGACGGTGAAGCTATACAAGTCCGGTCTGTCGGCGAACTCGGGCTTGGCGAAGGCGGCTTTGATGGTCTTGAAGTcgcagaagaagatgaagatgcgGCTGCCCATGCGCCATCTGGGAGAGAGGCGTGGAACTAAATCTTACTCAGGATGGGATCGCATTACGGtaaatcatgaaataaatgaaaacagtaatatatgagagagatataaagatatgtaagCGATTAAAGAGACGTAATAAAAGAAGGCTAGATTGCTCTCCGTGAAGAACAAAGCTACTCACGAGATGATGTTGCCAAACTTCTTCTTAAGCATCTGTAATTGGTCATACAGAGGGATATCGCCGGAGGGAAGGTGCCCTATTATTGGCAGGCCCCATAACCCTGGAAAAATATTAATCTTTGGTAGTTCTatgaatacccccctccccctcttcctccccttcgctgaTCAAAATTAGCTCTGCGAATAAACTGCTGTGCACCACTCCTCATTCTCTCATCAGCTATTCAAGCAGCAAACCTGTTATTAAAATCTGAAACTGGACATTACCATTCGTTATATTCTCATTGTGTATTCATCCTTACTGCTCTTATCAAACTCACTGTAACCACCACCAACGTTGCTGTCACTTGATTTTGTTCAAAAACAATTCATATAACTTTACAGATCACAGATTTCAAACAGACAAATATGTTTCCAAAGATTCAGCTTATAGGCTTTCAGAAATATTTCGcgaataataattgtattaatattcAGTATTAGTATATAATATTAGCAAttggtagtagtactagtaatcaACACCAGGTTTTTGGTATCATTCTGATACAGttcaccttcctccctcgctcccactctccttctctccctcccactc
This window contains:
- the LOC113807691 gene encoding cytochrome P450 2L1 isoform X1; protein product: MSQISLTPQPRSRASTMLTEALLGILLLVLLFAFVNKRPENLPPGLWGLPIIGHLPSGDIPLYDQLQMLKKKFGNIISWRMGSRIFIFFCDFKTIKAAFAKPEFADRPDLYSFTVFNRFTETGIIISNGQIWQNNRRFTLRHLRDLGMGKTRLEEAIQHEAVCLVEDFARHAGRPGPLPWSINVAVLNVIWQMVASRRHKVDDFEIQKLNKLTTSSFEDFQGIKWFDFMPWLVPIVPHFVKRWTGVLEITDKIQVISQRMAQHVQEHQATLDPENPRDYIDAYLLEMEARKDDPESTMSIEDLLCCLADLFNAGSETTSSTIRWAIHYLAKYPEVQAKAQKEIDSVVPRDVLPSIQQKSSMPYLEAVTLELHRLASFTRFGVYHMCSRDTEFEGYIIPKGAILAAHQEGCHSDPAHWEKPYELYPEHFLDAEGKVLAKKEGFLPFGIGRRQCLGESLARMELFVFLSALLQNFSFSAPEGKGVCVDKDPKLPLLNLPKPIDIVITKRV
- the LOC113807691 gene encoding cytochrome P450 2L1 isoform X2, producing the protein MLTEALLGILLLVLLFAFVNKRPENLPPGLWGLPIIGHLPSGDIPLYDQLQMLKKKFGNIISWRMGSRIFIFFCDFKTIKAAFAKPEFADRPDLYSFTVFNRFTETGIIISNGQIWQNNRRFTLRHLRDLGMGKTRLEEAIQHEAVCLVEDFARHAGRPGPLPWSINVAVLNVIWQMVASRRHKVDDFEIQKLNKLTTSSFEDFQGIKWFDFMPWLVPIVPHFVKRWTGVLEITDKIQVISQRMAQHVQEHQATLDPENPRDYIDAYLLEMEARKDDPESTMSIEDLLCCLADLFNAGSETTSSTIRWAIHYLAKYPEVQAKAQKEIDSVVPRDVLPSIQQKSSMPYLEAVTLELHRLASFTRFGVYHMCSRDTEFEGYIIPKGAILAAHQEGCHSDPAHWEKPYELYPEHFLDAEGKVLAKKEGFLPFGIGRRQCLGESLARMELFVFLSALLQNFSFSAPEGKGVCVDKDPKLPLLNLPKPIDIVITKRV